A region of Faecalibacterium taiwanense DNA encodes the following proteins:
- the hisC gene encoding histidinol-phosphate transaminase, giving the protein MSRFLSPTLAAVTPYTPGEQPQDQQYIKLNTNESPYLPSPAVIAAVSEHEVEKLRLYSDPACADLLKAAAAHFGLQPEQIMPGNGSDENLFFALRAFCDADHPLAYADITYGCYGVWCGLMHIPSRIIPLKEDFTLDPKDYYGLNQTIVLANPNAPTGIALPRAEIEGILKANPNNVVIVDEAYVDFGGESCVPLIDQYENLLVVQTFSKSRQLAGARLGLAMGNAKLIADLNRVKFSLNPYNINRLTLKAGQAALEDTAYFDRTRAAIVDTRAWTKQQLEQRGFAVLDSRSNFLFASTNRKDGKTLYKELKENGILVRHFDAPRIQNWLRITIGTSEQMKIFVNTLDKIMEE; this is encoded by the coding sequence ATGAGTCGTTTTCTTTCTCCCACGCTGGCCGCTGTCACCCCCTACACCCCGGGTGAGCAGCCGCAGGATCAGCAGTACATCAAACTGAACACCAACGAAAGCCCCTATCTGCCCTCCCCGGCGGTGATCGCTGCCGTGAGCGAGCACGAGGTGGAAAAGCTGCGCCTTTACTCCGACCCCGCCTGTGCCGACCTGCTCAAGGCGGCCGCAGCCCACTTCGGTTTGCAGCCGGAGCAGATCATGCCCGGCAATGGCAGCGACGAGAACCTCTTCTTTGCGCTGCGTGCCTTCTGCGACGCAGACCACCCGCTGGCCTATGCCGACATCACCTACGGCTGCTACGGCGTGTGGTGCGGGCTGATGCACATTCCCAGCCGCATCATCCCGCTGAAAGAGGATTTCACCCTTGACCCGAAGGACTACTACGGCCTGAACCAGACCATCGTCCTTGCAAACCCCAACGCCCCCACCGGCATTGCACTGCCCCGGGCGGAAATTGAGGGCATCTTAAAGGCAAACCCGAACAATGTGGTCATTGTGGACGAGGCCTATGTGGACTTTGGCGGCGAGAGCTGCGTGCCCCTCATCGACCAGTACGAGAACCTGCTGGTGGTGCAGACCTTTTCCAAGTCCCGGCAGCTGGCCGGTGCGCGTCTGGGTCTTGCCATGGGCAATGCAAAGCTCATTGCCGACCTGAACCGGGTCAAGTTCAGCCTGAACCCCTACAACATCAACCGCCTGACCCTGAAGGCCGGGCAGGCCGCGCTGGAAGATACCGCTTATTTTGACAGGACCCGCGCCGCCATCGTGGACACCCGCGCATGGACAAAACAACAGCTGGAACAGCGCGGATTTGCCGTGCTGGACAGCCGTTCCAACTTCCTGTTTGCAAGTACCAACAGGAAAGACGGCAAGACACTCTACAAAGAGTTGAAGGAAAACGGCATTCTGGTGCGCCACTTCGACGCGCCCCGCATCCAGAACTGGCTGCGCATCACCATTGGCACATCGGAACAGATGAAGATATTCGTGAACACACTGGATAAGATCATGGAGGAATGA
- a CDS encoding FAD-binding protein, whose translation MNECIPGQQLENQIELQPECASFQLYDAKWGEQIPYMPANHGGLCYIIPENEDESNPNYTDRQYTKISAKAEAYQFKADTLEELLTQCGYEGEALDTALASIQRYNELAKAGSDDDFGKPASRMFALENPPYYACQWGTTAMLVCVGGLESDENCHTFTEEDPASPKRDIIKGLYVCGNVQGSRYAVEYPICMRGISHSLCVYYGYIAGKNCVAGV comes from the coding sequence ATGAACGAGTGCATCCCCGGCCAGCAGCTGGAAAACCAGATCGAGCTGCAGCCGGAGTGCGCTTCCTTCCAGCTGTACGACGCCAAGTGGGGCGAGCAGATCCCCTATATGCCGGCCAACCACGGCGGCCTGTGCTATATCATCCCGGAAAATGAGGATGAGTCCAACCCCAACTACACCGACCGTCAGTACACCAAGATCAGCGCCAAGGCCGAGGCTTACCAGTTCAAGGCCGATACGCTGGAGGAGCTGCTGACCCAGTGCGGCTACGAGGGCGAGGCGCTGGACACCGCACTGGCCTCGATCCAGCGCTACAACGAGCTGGCCAAGGCCGGCTCCGATGACGACTTCGGCAAGCCTGCAAGCCGGATGTTCGCACTGGAAAATCCCCCGTACTACGCCTGCCAGTGGGGCACTACTGCCATGCTGGTCTGTGTGGGCGGTCTGGAAAGCGACGAGAACTGCCACACCTTCACCGAGGAAGACCCTGCCAGCCCCAAGCGCGACATCATCAAGGGCCTGTATGTCTGCGGCAACGTGCAGGGCAGCCGTTATGCGGTGGAGTACCCCATCTGCATGCGCGGCATCAGCCACAGCCTGTGCGTCTACTATGGCTACATTGCAGGCAAGAACTGCGTGGCCGGTGTCTGA
- the hisB gene encoding imidazoleglycerol-phosphate dehydratase HisB yields the protein MPNRMISLERNTNETQIDLTLDLDGTGRYEVDTGCGFLNHMLELFARHGRFDLVLTCHGDVQVDYHHTTEDVGIALGQAFARALGDMRGIQRYGSFYLPMDEALILCAVDLSGRCTLNWDVQCSTEKVGDFDVECAKEFWLGFARSVPATIHFVQFAGENTHHILEACFKGAGHALGAAVKIDEAHKDEIPSTKGLLV from the coding sequence ATGCCGAACCGAATGATCTCGCTGGAACGCAACACCAATGAGACCCAGATCGACCTGACCCTTGATTTGGACGGCACCGGCCGCTACGAGGTGGACACCGGGTGCGGCTTTCTGAACCACATGCTGGAGCTGTTCGCCCGCCATGGCCGGTTCGATCTGGTGCTCACCTGCCACGGCGATGTGCAGGTGGACTACCACCACACCACCGAGGATGTGGGCATTGCACTGGGTCAGGCCTTTGCACGGGCGCTGGGCGATATGCGCGGTATCCAGCGCTACGGCAGCTTTTATCTGCCCATGGATGAAGCGCTGATTTTGTGCGCCGTCGATCTTTCGGGCCGCTGCACCCTGAACTGGGACGTCCAATGCAGCACCGAAAAGGTGGGCGATTTTGACGTGGAGTGCGCCAAGGAGTTCTGGCTGGGCTTTGCCCGCAGCGTGCCCGCCACGATCCACTTTGTACAATTTGCGGGAGAAAATACACACCACATCCTCGAGGCCTGCTTCAAGGGCGCAGGCCATGCACTGGGCGCGGCCGTGAAGATCGACGAAGCCCACAAGGACGAAATTCCTTCCACGAAAGGACTGCTGGTATGA
- a CDS encoding LysR family transcriptional regulator has translation MNDHQLLCFLTVSRTLNFTTAARELYCTQPALSYQIRSLEKELDLALFERSTTRVALTEAGRAFVPQAEGIYRSILNARTALKGFARRRTLTLRLPPVLLQRDPIYPILMARLHAALPGYEFAVDTRPVSRNPHEMLCSEADAALYLPFGPLQPEIERTPILHNTFYLIVSPEHPLTGRSTLALADLAGQQLFYEPLYQEMVDLAVVQPGLPFSAPSWHMVENYECVYNDLLAGRGMFLCPMKYPAFPAAWYLPLQLPLPDTCLLTLRDDPRPEIQRLREVFTAVYASRAKLLGEA, from the coding sequence ATGAACGACCACCAGCTGCTGTGTTTTCTCACCGTGAGCCGGACCCTGAATTTTACCACAGCCGCCCGGGAGCTGTACTGCACCCAGCCCGCCCTCAGCTACCAGATCCGCAGTCTGGAAAAGGAGCTGGATCTGGCCCTGTTTGAGCGCAGCACCACCCGCGTGGCGCTGACCGAAGCGGGCCGGGCCTTTGTGCCGCAGGCAGAGGGGATCTATCGCAGCATCCTGAACGCCCGCACCGCGCTGAAGGGCTTTGCCCGGCGGCGCACACTGACCCTGCGCCTGCCGCCGGTGCTGCTGCAGCGGGACCCCATTTATCCCATCCTGATGGCACGGCTGCACGCCGCGCTGCCGGGATATGAGTTTGCGGTGGACACTCGGCCCGTGTCACGCAATCCCCACGAAATGCTCTGCAGCGAGGCAGACGCAGCCCTCTATCTGCCCTTTGGGCCGCTGCAGCCGGAGATCGAGCGCACCCCCATCCTGCACAACACCTTTTACCTGATCGTATCACCGGAGCACCCGCTCACAGGGCGCAGCACTCTGGCGCTGGCCGATCTTGCCGGGCAGCAGCTGTTTTATGAGCCGCTGTATCAGGAAATGGTGGATCTTGCCGTTGTTCAGCCCGGCCTGCCGTTTTCCGCACCAAGCTGGCACATGGTGGAAAACTACGAGTGTGTTTACAACGATCTGCTTGCCGGGCGCGGCATGTTTTTGTGCCCGATGAAATACCCGGCCTTTCCGGCGGCATGGTATCTGCCGCTGCAGCTGCCGTTGCCGGACACCTGTCTGCTGACCCTGCGGGACGACCCGCGTCCCGAGATCCAACGGCTGCGGGAGGTATTTACCGCTGTATACGCCAGCCGTGCAAAGCTGCTGGGAGAGGCGTAA
- a CDS encoding 6-phospho-beta-glucosidase: MEMPKKFLWGGATAANQYEGAYQTDGKGLSIADVEKGARHGVPREIHTQVMEGNYYPSHEAVDFYHHYKEDIALFAEMGFKCFRMSINWPRIFPQGDELQPNEAGLAFYDRVFDELHRYGIEPVVTLSHYETPLYLVQHYGSWRNRALIDFFARYCETVFRRYKGKVRYWMTFNEINETMNQSEPYHQAGVLFAEGEEHNAVKALVSHNMFLASAKAVQIGHAVDPENKIGCMIQYPTTYPRTCAPKDVLAQRFQMMPNYYYTDVMCRGHYTSLCTAQLRRMGTSVEMQPGDAELLAAGTVDYIAFSYYFSSVARATEDTDCCVERSNPYLQRTDWDWPIDPDGLRIALNELYDRYELPLFVVENGLGAIDTVEPDGSIQDDYRIRFLGSHIDALRQAIELDDVPVIGYTCWGPIDIISVGTGEMRKRYGFIYVDKKDDGSGTLARKKKKSFAWYKKVIASNGADTAL, translated from the coding sequence ATGGAGATGCCAAAAAAGTTCCTGTGGGGCGGTGCGACCGCCGCCAACCAGTACGAAGGTGCCTACCAGACGGATGGCAAGGGCCTGAGCATTGCCGACGTGGAAAAAGGTGCACGCCACGGCGTCCCGCGCGAGATTCATACACAGGTCATGGAGGGCAACTACTACCCTAGCCATGAAGCCGTGGATTTTTACCACCATTACAAAGAGGACATCGCGTTGTTTGCCGAGATGGGCTTCAAGTGCTTCCGAATGTCCATCAACTGGCCGCGCATCTTTCCGCAGGGCGATGAATTGCAGCCGAACGAGGCCGGGCTTGCTTTCTATGACCGTGTGTTCGACGAGCTGCACCGCTACGGGATCGAACCGGTGGTCACGCTTTCGCATTACGAAACGCCGCTGTATCTGGTGCAGCACTATGGTTCCTGGCGTAACCGAGCCCTGATCGATTTCTTTGCCCGGTACTGTGAAACGGTGTTTCGGCGTTACAAGGGAAAGGTCCGGTACTGGATGACCTTCAATGAGATCAACGAGACCATGAACCAGAGCGAGCCATACCATCAGGCAGGCGTGCTCTTTGCCGAAGGCGAGGAGCACAACGCTGTCAAAGCGCTGGTCAGCCACAACATGTTCCTTGCCAGTGCAAAGGCCGTGCAGATCGGGCATGCGGTCGACCCGGAAAATAAAATCGGCTGCATGATCCAGTATCCCACCACCTACCCGCGCACCTGCGCACCCAAGGATGTGCTGGCACAGAGATTCCAGATGATGCCGAACTATTATTACACCGATGTGATGTGCCGCGGACACTACACCAGCCTGTGCACGGCACAGCTGCGACGCATGGGCACTTCGGTAGAGATGCAGCCGGGCGATGCCGAGCTGCTGGCCGCAGGAACTGTGGATTACATCGCATTCAGCTATTATTTTTCTTCAGTTGCCCGTGCAACGGAAGATACGGATTGCTGTGTAGAACGCAGCAATCCGTATCTCCAGCGTACCGACTGGGATTGGCCCATCGATCCGGACGGCCTGCGCATCGCACTGAATGAGCTGTATGACCGGTATGAACTGCCGCTGTTCGTTGTGGAAAATGGTCTGGGTGCCATCGACACCGTAGAGCCGGATGGCAGCATTCAGGACGATTACCGCATCCGTTTTCTGGGCAGTCACATTGATGCGCTGCGGCAGGCCATTGAGCTGGATGACGTTCCGGTGATCGGCTACACCTGCTGGGGTCCCATCGACATTATTTCGGTGGGCACCGGCGAGATGCGCAAACGGTACGGCTTCATTTACGTAGACAAGAAGGATGACGGCAGCGGCACGTTGGCCCGCAAAAAGAAAAAGTCGTTTGCATGGTACAAAAAAGTCATTGCAAGCAACGGCGCAGACACCGCCCTGTAA
- a CDS encoding PTS transporter subunit EIIC: MDAKKTAQQVLEQVGGAENVTFLTHCVTRLRFNLKSMDGVDEAKVKAVPGVVGVVNKGGQYQVIIGNEVAAVYDELMKLGDFGGKEVKQPAAPAEEKKSRVSIILDTLAGVFTPLMPLIAGAGMIKALLSVLTLFGWIDKSGNLYYFLNFIADSSYYFLPIFLANSAAKKFGCNPQMAMLLGAILLHPNFIALKADADVVHVLGLPVKMVTYSSSVIPIFLITLVLPYVERFVNKVVPSVVKFILRPVLTILIMAPISLCVLGPLGSIIGDGLVNVLLAIEKVCPWALPTVIGAFMPFLVMTGMHYSLLPAYVNSLSMLGYETVIGPGNLPSNIAQGAAALCVAIKTKNKNFRQLAVSGGVTALLGVTEPALFGVNVRLRKPLIATTIGGGLGGLYAGLTGVRRFGGGGAGLAAIGLYVGENPMNVINALISAAIAFVATFAILWFIGFDDVPEEA, from the coding sequence ATGGATGCAAAGAAAACTGCCCAGCAGGTGCTGGAACAGGTCGGCGGCGCAGAAAATGTTACATTTCTGACCCACTGTGTCACCCGCCTGCGGTTCAACCTCAAGTCAATGGACGGCGTGGACGAGGCCAAGGTCAAAGCCGTACCCGGCGTGGTGGGTGTCGTGAACAAAGGCGGCCAGTATCAGGTCATCATCGGCAACGAAGTGGCTGCCGTGTACGATGAACTGATGAAACTGGGCGACTTCGGCGGTAAGGAAGTCAAACAGCCTGCCGCCCCGGCCGAGGAAAAGAAGAGCAGGGTCAGCATCATTCTGGACACGCTGGCCGGTGTGTTCACCCCGCTGATGCCGTTGATCGCCGGTGCCGGTATGATCAAGGCTCTGCTGTCTGTGCTGACCCTCTTCGGCTGGATCGACAAGAGCGGAAATCTGTACTATTTCCTCAACTTCATCGCAGACTCTTCCTATTACTTCCTGCCGATCTTCCTGGCCAACTCCGCGGCCAAAAAGTTCGGCTGCAACCCGCAGATGGCCATGCTGCTGGGGGCCATCCTGCTGCACCCGAACTTCATCGCCCTGAAAGCCGATGCCGATGTGGTCCATGTGCTGGGTCTGCCGGTGAAGATGGTAACCTATTCTTCCTCAGTCATTCCCATCTTCCTTATCACGCTGGTACTGCCATACGTGGAACGATTTGTCAATAAGGTCGTGCCCTCTGTGGTCAAGTTCATCCTGCGGCCGGTGCTCACCATCCTCATCATGGCTCCCATCTCCCTGTGCGTGCTTGGCCCTCTGGGCAGCATCATCGGCGATGGTCTGGTCAACGTCCTGCTGGCCATTGAAAAGGTCTGCCCCTGGGCACTGCCCACCGTCATCGGTGCCTTTATGCCGTTCCTGGTCATGACCGGTATGCACTACAGCCTGCTGCCCGCTTATGTCAACTCTCTGTCCATGCTGGGCTATGAGACGGTCATCGGCCCCGGTAATCTGCCTTCCAACATTGCACAGGGTGCCGCAGCCCTCTGCGTTGCCATCAAGACCAAAAACAAGAACTTCCGTCAGCTGGCCGTTTCCGGCGGTGTGACCGCTCTGCTGGGCGTGACGGAGCCTGCTCTGTTCGGCGTCAACGTCCGTCTGCGTAAGCCTCTCATCGCCACAACCATCGGCGGTGGTCTGGGCGGCCTGTATGCCGGTTTGACCGGTGTGCGCCGTTTTGGCGGCGGTGGTGCCGGTCTGGCAGCCATCGGCCTGTATGTCGGTGAAAATCCCATGAACGTGATCAACGCACTGATCTCTGCCGCGATCGCCTTTGTGGCCACCTTTGCGATCCTCTGGTTCATCGGTTTTGATGATGTGCCGGAAGAAGCCTGA
- the hisG gene encoding ATP phosphoribosyltransferase, with protein sequence MEFSIANLQPKERASFALRALYEAAGCRKYHMGRFEEYGLYQANRSFLSSEQVITFTDLDGRLLALKPDVTLSIAKTAQPAPGETLCYYYHENVYRPSAESHTFKEISQMGLEMLGAVGEAQVQQAVCLAARSLDALGAEWVLEVSHMGYLFGLFDALGVPDAARAKLLEKLREKNAHELRAAAGAAGLADAADTLCSVLNLCGSYADTLAKAAALCRNDAMRAAVAELEALAVPLEKAGGVIRLDMTLAGEMEYYNGLVFQGYLKALPRPLLKGGRYDLLMQKFTPGAGAIGFAVYLDELDRLSAPLPPVQKNSTDRVMLNVALPKGRLGDKVYNLLAGIGYGCPEDYNTTRKLVVENPEAGIRYFLVKPSDVAIYVEHGAADVGIVGKDILTEASADVYELLDTGLGKCRMCVAAPADYKDDPSRPVRVATKFVNIAKSYYASMGRDIDIIKLNGSIELAPILGLSDVIVDIVETGTTLRENGLKVVTEFMPISARFIANKASYQFKHAEMDTMLEKLRAELQNKEEAK encoded by the coding sequence ATGGAGTTCAGCATTGCAAACCTGCAGCCCAAGGAGCGCGCCTCCTTTGCGCTGCGCGCCTTGTACGAAGCGGCGGGCTGCCGCAAGTATCATATGGGCCGGTTTGAGGAGTACGGCCTGTATCAGGCCAACCGCAGTTTTTTGTCGTCCGAGCAGGTCATCACCTTTACCGATCTGGATGGCCGTCTGCTGGCCCTCAAGCCGGACGTGACCCTCTCCATTGCCAAGACGGCGCAGCCCGCCCCCGGCGAGACCCTGTGCTACTACTATCACGAGAACGTCTACCGCCCTTCCGCCGAGAGCCACACCTTTAAAGAAATCAGCCAGATGGGCCTTGAGATGCTGGGTGCGGTGGGCGAAGCACAGGTGCAGCAGGCGGTGTGTCTGGCGGCGCGGTCGCTGGATGCACTGGGGGCCGAGTGGGTGCTGGAAGTGAGCCACATGGGCTACCTGTTCGGCCTGTTCGACGCGCTGGGCGTGCCGGATGCCGCCCGCGCAAAGCTGCTGGAAAAGCTGCGGGAGAAAAACGCCCACGAGCTGCGGGCTGCAGCCGGAGCAGCCGGTCTTGCCGATGCCGCCGATACCCTGTGCAGCGTGCTGAACCTCTGCGGCAGCTATGCCGATACCCTTGCAAAGGCTGCTGCCCTGTGCCGCAACGACGCCATGCGCGCGGCGGTGGCCGAGCTGGAAGCGCTGGCTGTGCCGCTGGAAAAGGCGGGCGGCGTGATCCGGCTGGACATGACGCTGGCCGGTGAGATGGAATACTACAACGGCCTTGTGTTTCAGGGCTACCTGAAAGCCCTGCCCCGTCCCCTGCTCAAGGGCGGCCGCTACGACCTGCTGATGCAGAAGTTCACCCCCGGTGCCGGTGCCATCGGCTTTGCGGTCTATCTGGACGAGCTGGACCGCCTGAGCGCCCCGCTGCCGCCGGTGCAGAAGAACAGCACCGACAGGGTGATGCTGAACGTGGCTCTGCCCAAGGGCCGTCTGGGCGATAAGGTGTATAACCTGCTGGCGGGCATCGGCTACGGCTGCCCGGAGGACTACAACACCACCCGCAAGCTGGTGGTGGAAAACCCGGAGGCCGGCATCCGCTACTTCCTCGTCAAACCCAGCGATGTTGCCATCTATGTGGAGCACGGTGCCGCCGATGTGGGCATCGTGGGAAAGGACATCCTCACAGAGGCTTCTGCCGATGTGTACGAGCTGCTGGACACCGGCCTTGGCAAATGCCGCATGTGCGTTGCAGCCCCGGCCGATTACAAGGACGACCCCAGCCGCCCGGTGCGGGTGGCCACCAAATTCGTCAACATTGCAAAGAGCTACTACGCATCCATGGGGCGGGACATCGATATCATCAAGCTGAACGGCTCCATTGAGCTGGCCCCCATTCTGGGCCTTTCGGACGTCATCGTGGATATCGTGGAGACCGGCACCACCCTGCGGGAGAACGGCCTGAAGGTGGTCACCGAGTTCATGCCCATCTCGGCCCGGTTCATTGCCAACAAGGCCAGCTACCAGTTCAAGCACGCCGAAATGGACACCATGCTGGAAAAGCTGCGGGCGGAACTGCAGAACAAGGAGGAAGCAAAATGA
- the hisD gene encoding histidinol dehydrogenase, which translates to MIKLYNFDELKPEEILNRDIRAEKNVEDVVDGIIADVRARGDDALKDYALKFDGAKIDALQVTQEEIDEAFAGMDPYFLETLREAAANIESFHRQQVHKNFVVNDKPGIVLGQKYTPIEKAGVYVPGGTAAYPSTVLMDVIPAKVAGVSEIVMTTPAGKDGRVNPVILAAAATAGVTKIFKTGGAQAVAALAYGTQSIPAVDKIVGPGNIYVATAKRKVFGKVGIDMIAGPSEILVLADGGCNPAWVAADLLSQAEHDKLASPVLVTDSPELAKAVQAELEVQIPQLPRAAIARASVDDNGKIILCTDLHKAIEACNIIAPEHLEVCVEDPFGVLNEIKNAGSIFLGRNVPEALGDYFAGPNHTLPTSGTARFSSPLGVDDFVKKSSFLYYTREALGEVAPRIADFAEREGLHAHARSVTIRYEK; encoded by the coding sequence ATGATCAAGCTGTATAACTTTGACGAGCTGAAGCCCGAAGAGATCCTGAACCGCGATATCCGCGCGGAAAAGAACGTGGAGGACGTGGTGGACGGCATCATTGCCGATGTGCGCGCCCGGGGCGACGATGCCCTGAAGGATTATGCGCTGAAATTTGACGGTGCAAAGATCGATGCCCTGCAGGTGACGCAGGAGGAGATCGACGAAGCCTTTGCGGGCATGGACCCCTACTTCCTCGAAACGCTGCGCGAAGCCGCCGCCAACATCGAGAGCTTCCACCGCCAGCAGGTGCACAAGAATTTTGTGGTGAACGACAAGCCCGGCATCGTGCTGGGCCAGAAATATACCCCCATTGAAAAGGCCGGTGTCTATGTGCCCGGCGGCACGGCGGCCTATCCCTCCACCGTGCTCATGGACGTGATCCCGGCAAAGGTGGCAGGCGTGTCCGAAATCGTCATGACCACCCCCGCCGGAAAGGACGGCAGGGTGAACCCGGTCATCCTAGCCGCCGCTGCCACCGCAGGCGTGACCAAGATCTTCAAGACCGGCGGCGCACAGGCTGTGGCGGCTCTCGCCTACGGCACCCAGAGCATCCCTGCGGTGGATAAGATCGTTGGCCCCGGCAACATCTACGTTGCCACCGCCAAGCGCAAGGTGTTCGGCAAGGTGGGCATCGATATGATCGCAGGCCCCAGCGAAATTCTGGTGCTGGCCGACGGCGGCTGCAACCCTGCATGGGTGGCGGCAGACCTGTTGAGTCAGGCCGAGCACGACAAACTGGCAAGCCCGGTCCTCGTCACCGACAGCCCGGAGCTGGCCAAGGCCGTGCAGGCGGAGCTGGAGGTGCAGATCCCGCAGCTGCCCCGTGCCGCCATCGCCCGCGCCAGCGTGGACGACAACGGCAAGATCATCCTCTGCACCGACCTGCACAAGGCCATTGAAGCCTGCAACATCATTGCACCGGAACATCTGGAAGTGTGCGTGGAGGACCCCTTCGGCGTGCTGAACGAGATCAAAAATGCAGGCAGCATCTTCCTTGGCCGCAACGTGCCGGAAGCGCTGGGCGATTACTTTGCAGGCCCCAACCACACCCTGCCCACCAGCGGCACCGCCCGCTTCTCAAGCCCCTTGGGCGTAGACGACTTTGTAAAGAAGTCCAGCTTCCTCTACTACACCCGGGAAGCGCTGGGCGAAGTAGCCCCCCGCATCGCCGATTTTGCCGAGCGCGAGGGCCTGCACGCCCACGCCCGCAGCGTGACCATCCGGTATGAAAAGTGA
- a CDS encoding FAD-dependent oxidoreductase, with protein MEKISRKGFLKVAAAAAMSGVTAGALAACNSAASSSTAASGDAIYTAGTYTGTATGIGEVKVTMTFSETAITEVVIDASNETESIGGVAAPTLQEAIMAAQGTEIDNISGATVTTNAVKKAAASCIEQAMGVKTETPAAEQTADTGEDWLGEEPDVQAAETQDFDVVIIGAGLSGICAARAAAEEGAKVAIVEKSASFNCRSGEYALLNGSLNKRWGRENIVDEDVVVNRLMRECTYRNKRSILKKWASHAHEVMDWFIEAYPELTICDTTRQVVTQEQFDKGILVPLAWPQPEHYDYRNEEFPTFPSSMEFRSSRKDQQGFVVEANLNKAIEAGAKTFYGCFGTKLLKDSDGRVTGVIIRDAQNGNKYIQLNAAKGVILATGDNSGDEKIMKHFAPEIVEKNIANMGAMGMLGVDVEGKTVETGDGLRMGAWIGAKVQDHHAPMTHHMGSGMGVTPSCSSTSAASAL; from the coding sequence ATGGAAAAGATCTCCCGCAAAGGCTTTTTGAAGGTCGCCGCCGCTGCCGCCATGAGCGGCGTCACCGCCGGTGCGCTGGCTGCCTGCAACTCCGCAGCTTCTTCCAGCACCGCCGCTTCCGGTGATGCCATCTACACCGCCGGTACCTACACCGGCACGGCCACCGGCATCGGTGAGGTGAAGGTGACCATGACCTTCAGCGAGACCGCCATCACCGAGGTGGTCATCGATGCTTCCAACGAGACCGAGAGCATCGGCGGCGTGGCCGCGCCCACCCTGCAGGAAGCCATCATGGCCGCACAGGGCACCGAGATCGACAACATCTCCGGTGCTACCGTCACCACCAATGCCGTCAAGAAGGCGGCTGCCAGCTGCATCGAGCAGGCCATGGGCGTAAAGACCGAGACCCCCGCCGCAGAGCAGACCGCCGACACCGGCGAGGACTGGCTGGGTGAGGAGCCGGATGTGCAGGCCGCTGAAACGCAGGACTTTGATGTGGTCATCATCGGTGCCGGTCTGTCCGGCATCTGCGCCGCCCGCGCCGCCGCCGAGGAGGGCGCAAAGGTGGCTATCGTGGAGAAGAGCGCCTCCTTCAACTGCCGCAGCGGCGAGTATGCCCTGCTGAACGGCAGCCTGAACAAGCGCTGGGGCCGCGAGAACATCGTGGACGAGGATGTGGTGGTCAACCGCCTGATGCGCGAGTGCACCTACCGCAACAAGCGCTCCATCCTGAAAAAGTGGGCCAGCCATGCACACGAGGTCATGGATTGGTTCATCGAGGCTTATCCTGAGCTGACCATCTGCGACACCACCCGTCAGGTGGTCACGCAGGAGCAGTTCGACAAGGGCATTCTGGTGCCGCTGGCATGGCCTCAGCCCGAGCACTACGACTACCGCAACGAAGAGTTCCCCACCTTCCCCTCCAGCATGGAGTTCCGCTCCTCCCGCAAGGATCAGCAGGGCTTTGTGGTGGAAGCCAACCTGAACAAGGCCATCGAGGCTGGTGCCAAGACCTTCTACGGCTGCTTTGGCACCAAACTGCTGAAGGACAGCGACGGCCGCGTGACCGGCGTGATCATCCGCGATGCACAGAACGGCAATAAGTACATCCAGCTCAACGCTGCCAAGGGCGTGATCCTTGCCACCGGCGACAACTCCGGCGATGAAAAGATCATGAAGCATTTCGCTCCCGAGATCGTAGAGAAGAATATCGCCAACATGGGCGCTATGGGTATGCTGGGCGTTGACGTGGAAGGCAAGACGGTCGAGACCGGCGACGGCCTGCGCATGGGCGCATGGATCGGCGCAAAGGTGCAGGATCACCACGCACCTATGACCCACCACATGGGCAGCGGCATGGGCGTTACCCCTTCCTGCAGCTCAACAAGCGCGGCGAGCGCTTTATGA
- the trxA gene encoding thioredoxin — translation MAVVTITKENFEQEVLQSAKPVLLDFWASWCGPCRMLSPVVDEVAEERTDVKVGKVNVDEQPELAGEFGIMSIPALLVFEQGKLVRQAVGARPKASVLELLG, via the coding sequence ATGGCAGTTGTTACGATCACGAAGGAAAATTTTGAGCAGGAGGTACTGCAGAGCGCAAAGCCTGTCCTGCTGGACTTCTGGGCCAGCTGGTGCGGCCCCTGCCGCATGCTCAGTCCCGTTGTGGACGAGGTGGCCGAGGAGCGCACCGATGTGAAGGTGGGCAAGGTGAATGTGGACGAGCAGCCGGAGCTGGCCGGGGAGTTCGGCATCATGAGCATTCCCGCCCTGCTGGTGTTTGAGCAGGGCAAGCTGGTGCGTCAGGCCGTGGGTGCCCGCCCGAAGGCCAGTGTGCTGGAGCTGCTTGGGTAA